The nucleotide sequence tgatatgctgacaaaggtggtgactgcggtcaagtttcaacattgtttggatttgatcaacattgttgaacactgaagattgaagatgaagacacaaccaaaatttgttattgagagagaattgaaaatgtggaattttgccaaggtggagatttgttgaagtttggcaaaatgccaaagtcccacattggttgggagttaagtttggggggatttttcccctataaaagaaggcctaatgtttaggattgaaacacacctctcatttgccttctcatctgtttaaggcatttgtatcttctctctttagtattatttcacttgtatttttggagtgaaataaaatattggttgtgtccgaggagtaggcaaaattagccgaacctcgtaaattctggtgttccctttattattgttttattgtcttatttattatttggtggctgtcataatttttggtatagtagttgtgacttattcacactatatacatttgactTCCGCAACAACAAATTGGATATAAGACTCAAAGGATAGTTGAAATTTTACAACCTTTTACAATAAAATTATTCTCTTATATTTGTTTCTGTGATTATAGCTATTTAGTTTTCATACATTGCAATTCGTTGTGAACAAATGACTTTCATATAAATTGTTGAACTGTTCTAACATATTAATAATGAGTCGGCCACCATTGCAAGGAGAAGTATTATAATGTTAGGTAGCAAATTCCCGGTTGCAATTAAATTATTCTCTGTTATTCTTTATAGATCCAAAGACAACTAATAATTTTAGGATTTTAATATACAGATGTAAATTATTCGTGTATATCTAAAAGTCAATTTGCCGGCATCTTATTTATAACAAATACCTTACTGCTGATCATTGAATTATCTTGACCAACTATATCAACTCTTTACTCGATTAATATGAATTGattatttttattctttcaagaaaaaaataggaaaaaaacaTCAAGACTTGGATGGATTATGTaagaattattttaattttaacgTTTAGTTAATTGGGGATTGGGCACAACAAGAAGGAGCTCCGCTTTTTTCCCTAACGCATGCTAAAGCAGAGTAGACTGATCGGACGACATGCGCATCATAAAAATAGAATGGATTTCACATCGATAGAAAGGAAGTCCTTGTCTTTCTATGTACCGATAGTAGCATCAGCCTCATTGCCCGGTATGACTTAATAATTAAGACCTCATAAATATTCATAAACAAACACAGTAACgttgaatcaaataaataagTATATGCTAAAAAATTTAGAATTAAAATTTTTGAGTATACTGCAAAAACTTAATAAGCACCATAACAGTAAAATAGtaaacaaaaaatatatctttTCTTAAACAGCACGAACAAAAGTACATGAAATTTCTATTTTATGACTCAACATTTTTTGCTTATGAGATACAAACAGGACCTAAATGAAGAACTCTTCAAAAttttagaattaaaaaaaatgacgTACAAATAATCAAACTAATTCAGCTTTGGTAACAAAATTCTTTTATCAAAGAGAAGATGAATTTGATTCTGGCACCACTAAGTTACAAGGTTCATAAAAATGATTAGCAGCCTATGTacaagaaatttttatttcttgCCAATATGTAGAGAATACAGATTCTTCATTCATCACTTAATGTGCTAATTCACAAATGAATTGGTCTAAACAATTAAATAGAACAAATTATCTACCTCTCCCCTTGTGTTATTGTACTATTGAACAAAGTTCCTCAAAAACCATTCTCATATCAGGCCTTTCATCAGCTGGCAAAATACACTTCAGAGCAACCTGAAGCATGCTATCAAGAATCGCATGCACGCCTTCGTTGCTCTCTTTTCCCAATAAAAACGGATCAAAACACTCGATTGAACGGTTTTTGATGGCGAATAATCTCACCCATTCTGTTAAATCCAGCACTTCTGAATTTCCAGGAACAATTTCTGCAGAACTTCTTCCAGTCAACAGTTCCAACAAGATAACCCCGAATGCATAAACATCACTTTTCAACGATGGACAAGGTTTACTTGTACTTGCAAATTCAGGAGGCCGATAACCAAGTGCTCCGGCATTTAGTACTTGTTCTGCTGTTCCAGCTGATGTCATTAACCGATGAAGACTATAATCAGTAAGGAGGGCATTCACGTTAGACGTTTCTATTAGTACATTTGTGGATTTCAGGTTGCCATGAGGTATGGCACTTTCATGGTGAAGGTAGTTTAGACAACGAGCTACATCTACAGTGACCTTGAGCCGCTCCTCAAGAGACAATGGTTGTAGCTTATAGGAGTCTGCATCTGCATACATCCAAATATGTGTTAAATGTGTGTGACCATCTCATCATTCAAAACTAGAAAGCAAAGTACAGTGTATGCAAAACACATGCCTCTAACTTCTTTAGTAAAACTGGATCATGATATTAGCCTCACACAAAAATCAGAAAAGCTAAACAAATCGATGTGGGTGCTATGAGAAAAGGGGAGACCCACCTTTACCAAGAAGATAGAGAGCTAAACATGGTGCACTGGTGTAATTCGATATGAGAAGCCTCTCGTGCTCTTTGGGACCCCAGTAGTAACCCTGAAGAGAAACTAAATTTGGATGCCTAATACTCCCCAGTTTCTTAGCTTCTCTAGCAAATTCCTTTTTGCCTTTTACTATCCCTTCCTTGAGCCATTTGACAGCAAATTCTTGGCCTGAACCAAGTGTAGCTTTATACAATGTTCCGTGACAACTTCTGCCTACAGCTTCTGCAGGAGCACATGATAATTGTTCCGCAGTGAACTTCAAGGAGTTATCTAATAGATGCAAATCTCCAGCCAGTTTATCAGGGGAAGAAACCCTGAGAGAGTTGGGGCTTTTGGATTGATCTTGAACCTTAGAAGGTGATAGATTGGCAGATGACATAACAGATATAGAAGAAGATATCGGCTCATTTTGAACTGTTGACACTGGCATCCCTTGATCGCTTGTGCCATGCCCGCTTTCTATATCGGATAAAGACAAACCTGTGGAAATGAAAAGGCGTTAGTATCAGTTGATCTGACCAAATGCAAGTCTTATTAGGGGAAGAATAGTGTCATACCTTTTTTACCCTTAGTTACTTTGGTATTGTCCTTTCCACCATCTCGTAGATGGGCCTTGCGGTAGATTACTAATGTCAACAAAGCTATGACAGATACACTACAGACCAGACCAGCAATAAGGGCAGCCCTGATGGTGGATTTCATGCGAGGGCCATGACTTCTCAAGTTCAAAGTGGAATCTCCCTCTGACGGAGCTTCGACCTGCTTTGACAGTACAAGTAAGGGATTCCCCGGATGGAACGAGGAGATGGGAAACCTCCATAAATTTTTCGGAACCGTTCCAGAAAGATTGTTATTAGATACATTGAAATATTCCAATTTGTCAGAGAGGTCATTAGGAAGGACACCTTCAAAATCATTATTAGAGATATCCAGATATACCATGTCCGGGAACTTGTCCAGTCCCGGAGGCAAAAGACCAGATAATTCATTATGTGAAAGATCTAGAGAAATCAAGCTTAAGTTCTCTGAGTTGAATGCCACTATAGGTAAACTGCCAGTAAATTTGTTGAAAGACACGTTAATATCAGTCAATCTGCTAGAGTTGAAAAGGCTGGGAAGGAGAGTACCACCAAGTTGGTTAATGCTAAGATCAATCATTTTCAGTTCGGGGTATGTACCTAAAATAGCTGGTAATACACCTTCAAGTGAGTTGTTTGAAATCTTTAACGAAGTAAGCCTCAAGAACTGGGAAGTTTGGTTGGGAAAGGTTCCCGTCAAACTGTTTGAGCTTAACACAATAACTTCAGCGTAATTTCCCCAACCTTGGATCCGGGAAACTTTTCCAGTTAGCAGATTGTTGCTCAGGTCTATGATGGCACAACGCCCAACCTTTACAGGCAAGGGGCCTGACAGCTGGTTGTAGGATAAATTTAGAAGCTTGAGATTCACAGCACTTATACCTGCGATGGGACCTGTCAAAATAGCAAACGGTTTCATGAAATAGCTTGGAAAAGGAAGTAGCTGGGTCTAGGCcaaaacaacaagaacaacatacccagtatagtCCTACaaatagggtctggggagggtaatatgtacgcagaccttagaCCTTACCCCAAcctgtgaaggtagagaggctatttccggagactctcggctcaagtCTAGGCCAATGGTACAAAAaacttaaatttaaaaaattgtaaaaataaagacaTACGTCATTGACCTAGAAGTTGTTCTAGAGCTTCCCTAAAATAAGTAAGGCTTACAATGCACTCGAACCCCGTCTTTGAAAGAAAATGATCCATAATACCCTACTGGTGATTTTGTCGTGAAGAAAAGAATAAGAAGAATATCTTTATGCACCTTGTTTGTAATGTTTTTGAGAAAGGTAATAGTTATGCAGCTTGTTTATAATGCAGCAAGCATTTCCTTATAAGTCTGGAACAAACCACTAACTAAAATGCAAGTTTATATTAATAGTTGCTTTAGACCTTGAGTATAAGTAAAAATATCCCTAAGCTAGGGAAGGATTAGGAACGATGTGTATGACAATTATATGTAAgctaaaaaagaaagagagaatcaAATAATTGCATTTGATTGCAAGCAAATCTAGCATGCTTTCCCGCTGATAGGAATCAAAGAATTTTGTTCATTTGTCATCAAACTGACAACCTCAGATCATAAGAAACAGTATTAATAGATTTGGTGAAGTGTGCTTCGTTCGTAGTAGTAAACAGATCATAAGACACAGTATAAATAGATTAGGTGAAGTGTGCTTCGTTCGTAGTAGTAATTAACCATAGATTACTTACATTGACTTCAAACAAGCAAATTAACTAAAGAAGAAGGGCTCAACACACCTGCAAGCCGATTCTGGCTCAGGTCCAACTCTGATAAGATCATGGAGCTTTCCTCCAGAAGAGCTTCAGGTAGTGATCCAGACAACTGATTGTTCCCGAGCCTAAGAATTCGAAGAGAAACTACAAAATTGAAGGATGGAATAGTACCAGTAAGCTGATTGTCACTTGCATCAAACACATCTAAGCTATCAAAGTATGGCATTCCATCATGAGGAAAGAGCTCTCCAGCCAGTTTATTATAACTAATGTTCAAGTATCGAATCGACGAGACGAAGCTCGAATTTCCTACTTGCAGGTCTAGTGATCCAATAAACTTGTTGCTACTGAGATCGACATACTCTACATCGCCCAATGAGGCCAACAACAGCATTATATTACTTGAGAAGGCATTAGAGTGCAAATCCAGATACTTCAATTTCTCAAGACTAGCAAAACCAGACGGAACCATCCCGTCGAGGCTGTTTATAGAAAGATTAAGAGACACCAAGTTCTTCAAACTAGTCAGCTCAGAGGGTATAGAGCCACTAAACAGGTTCTTGGAAAGATCCAAGTATTCCAATGAAACAATCAAACCAACTTCCTTAGTAATTATCCCACTCAACTGGTTATTTGCAACTGACAAATTTTGCAGAAATTTTAGGCCAGCAATAGCTGCAAAATCTAAAGCTCCAACTAAACCAACATCATTTAGTTCAATTGAAGTGACATGGCCATCACTGCAACTGATTCCATACCAATTTTGGGGGCATCCATTTGGTCCTAATGACTTAGAATCCCATGAAGAAAGGACTTTACCTAAAGGGTCTTTTAGAACTCCCTTCTTAAGCcccaaaagaacatccaaatctAAGCTTCCTTTAACTAACTCAACTAAAAATAGCAGCACCAAACAAATGGCAGACTGCATTCCTCCTCTTTATTTTCCTCCCAATGAAAAACCAGTGTGAGATGGGAGAGAGTTATATACAATACTGAACTAAGAAGAGGAAAACAGCATTTTGACAAGCTAAATAAGAAGCCAGAATGGGACAAGAAAGTAGACAAGAAACAGGAAGTAGGAAAAGCTGAGGAAAGCTGAAATGCTATGATTGGACAATCATTTCAAGAATTCCAAAAATTCAATTAGCAAATCCTTAATACAGCAGCAATTATTATCACTAATAATTACATAAGTGAAATAAGATAGTATAATCCTAGGGTAAACACTAACCACAAGAATCATTAAAGTCCAATAAAGAGAGTAGATCAGTTGAACAGTGTGGTGAACTTCCAAGAACCTATAATATTCAATAGGTTTAACACAAAAATGTCCAAATGCAAGTTGCCACATTAAATTCACTCACCAATAAGGCAATAACCAAAACATCAAAATCAAAGTAGGAGACCCTACATTCCCTATATCAAAAGCAAGTCAAAAGGGGTTTTATTTAGTCAAATGAACATTGACAAAACAATGAGAGGACCCCAGAAACACAATTTGCTCATACTAATGAGCTGTTGCTAAGAATGAAGAAATTGTAAAGCACAAAAAATCTCCCATCTAGTAACAATTTTGAGTCTTTTGACCAAAACTTTTAAGAATGATACTACAGAGTGGTGCAGTAATGGAATGTCCTGTGAACAGGAAAGATGAAAAGGACACaactttaaaagaaaaaaatacaaacttTAATGTAGCAAAAGCTATGTGctttgagagaaaaaaaaaacagatcaGAGCAAAAGGGGTTAGGTGAATGAAAAAGATACAACAAACAAAGACACTATTTCTTTTTGTTCCAAATCTAATCTTCACATTTTGTATAAAGAATTGGTGGGTTGGGAAGAGAGTGTTTAGGGAAGTGTAACAGTGCAAATAAAGATGAGCTGTAGAAGTTTTTGATTTCATTCTTTTTTACAATATCAAGACAAGAAGAGAGAGTCGGAAAAAACAGTAGtaatatattaaaattataaaataaaaaaataaaaaattgtggTCCCAAAGCAAGAAGTGCAGAGGCCATGGGAGGGTGGATGGGGTCAGTGGTCAGTTACTGCAAAAAATTCCATTTAAGTATTGTGGAAGATGACAAGTTTTGATCTAATGGGGTTACCTTGATTCCCTAAGAATGTCAATTTTTCTTACACTATTTGTTTCACTTTCATTGTCCCTACTCTCGGTCTGGTATAGAGATGGAAAAAACAAAAGAACCAGCGGTTTATGACTATGTTATTACATAAGTTTTGGAAGTTACTGTGTGGTTTTTCCTGAGGAGGTTTTTTACTTGTGTGAAATTCTTTTCTTAGCATTTTTGGAGAGAGTATCGGCTGAAATCAATATTTGTAAATTCTCTGAAAGTGTATCATGTGACTAGATGCATGTGTCCTTAAGATTATATGTGTGGCTGTGTTACCAACTATTTGCGCAAGGGAGTATTGTTTGATCAAAAAGTATAAAGCCCTTTTTGTCGAACTAATTGTTAGTAATATAGAAGTTAAATCTTAGCCAAATATAATTAATTCCAGATCCAAATATATAAAGTgcgaaaatagaagaaaaataagagCGTGTAATATTTCTTAATGTAATAATTATACATCAAACATGAGGGATGAGCTTACATCTATGACGGATTTGCGTAGGAACTGTTGATGACGAAAAGATTCCTCTTGTTGACTCTCCCATGGTAGCTATctggaaccccccccccccctctcggTTTAGCTCCCTTATATATATCAACAACTTTTCCCTTTACCCAATGGTCTTTGACCAACGTACTTTCTTATAACTGTACCCTCTATCATTCGCTCGATCATTACGTTTGTT is from Nicotiana tabacum cultivar K326 chromosome 18, ASM71507v2, whole genome shotgun sequence and encodes:
- the LOC107765671 gene encoding putative inactive receptor kinase At5g10020, whose amino-acid sequence is MQSAICLVLLFLVELVKGSLDLDVLLGLKKGVLKDPLGKVLSSWDSKSLGPNGCPQNWYGISCSDGHVTSIELNDVGLVGALDFAAIAGLKFLQNLSVANNQLSGIITKEVGLIVSLEYLDLSKNLFSGSIPSELTSLKNLVSLNLSINSLDGMVPSGFASLEKLKYLDLHSNAFSSNIMLLLASLGDVEYVDLSSNKFIGSLDLQVGNSSFVSSIRYLNISYNKLAGELFPHDGMPYFDSLDVFDASDNQLTGTIPSFNFVVSLRILRLGNNQLSGSLPEALLEESSMILSELDLSQNRLAGPIAGISAVNLKLLNLSYNQLSGPLPVKVGRCAIIDLSNNLLTGKVSRIQGWGNYAEVIVLSSNSLTGTFPNQTSQFLRLTSLKISNNSLEGVLPAILGTYPELKMIDLSINQLGGTLLPSLFNSSRLTDINVSFNKFTGSLPIVAFNSENLSLISLDLSHNELSGLLPPGLDKFPDMVYLDISNNDFEGVLPNDLSDKLEYFNVSNNNLSGTVPKNLWRFPISSFHPGNPLLVLSKQVEAPSEGDSTLNLRSHGPRMKSTIRAALIAGLVCSVSVIALLTLVIYRKAHLRDGGKDNTKVTKGKKGLSLSDIESGHGTSDQGMPVSTVQNEPISSSISVMSSANLSPSKVQDQSKSPNSLRVSSPDKLAGDLHLLDNSLKFTAEQLSCAPAEAVGRSCHGTLYKATLGSGQEFAVKWLKEGIVKGKKEFAREAKKLGSIRHPNLVSLQGYYWGPKEHERLLISNYTSAPCLALYLLGKDADSYKLQPLSLEERLKVTVDVARCLNYLHHESAIPHGNLKSTNVLIETSNVNALLTDYSLHRLMTSAGTAEQVLNAGALGYRPPEFASTSKPCPSLKSDVYAFGVILLELLTGRSSAEIVPGNSEVLDLTEWVRLFAIKNRSIECFDPFLLGKESNEGVHAILDSMLQVALKCILPADERPDMRMVFEELCSIVQ